In the genome of Leeuwenhoekiella sp. MAR_2009_132, one region contains:
- a CDS encoding TetR/AcrR family transcriptional regulator encodes MKQQILDTATQLFIKQGFKSVTMDDIATHMGISKKTIYASYSHKTELVYAVSHQMMTTVQTAVTKLISKHKNPIEELYEIKKYVIQHLQGEKSSSIQQLLKYYPKIFNELQLQQFDFMKGCMEENITKGINMGLFRNNLDVEFVSRMYHIGMTNIKDDSIFPQEKFPHATLYEMYLEYHLRGIVTPEGRKILNQIIHSNQD; translated from the coding sequence ATGAAACAACAAATTTTAGATACCGCCACACAACTCTTTATAAAGCAGGGCTTTAAGAGTGTTACTATGGATGATATAGCCACGCATATGGGCATTTCAAAAAAGACCATTTATGCCAGTTATTCACACAAAACAGAATTAGTTTATGCAGTAAGTCATCAAATGATGACCACTGTACAGACCGCAGTAACTAAACTTATAAGCAAACATAAAAACCCTATAGAAGAGCTTTATGAGATTAAAAAGTATGTAATACAACATTTACAAGGTGAGAAATCCTCATCTATTCAACAACTATTGAAATATTACCCTAAAATTTTTAATGAGCTCCAACTTCAGCAATTTGATTTTATGAAAGGCTGTATGGAAGAGAACATAACTAAAGGTATAAATATGGGTTTATTTCGTAATAATCTAGATGTCGAGTTTGTTTCCAGAATGTATCATATAGGAATGACTAACATCAAAGACGACAGTATTTTTCCGCAAGAAAAATTCCCCCACGCTACTTTGTATGAAATGTATCTTGAATACCATTTACGTGGGATTGTCACTCCCGAAGGCCGGAAAATTCTCAATCAAATAATTCACTCAAATCAAGACTAA